A genomic region of Candidatus Dependentiae bacterium contains the following coding sequences:
- a CDS encoding phosphoglucosamine mutase, whose product MENGIHFGTDGIRGEVGKHPFTPQALINIGKAIAAWSKQKYNSEPKFLIVNDTRISCENIKNFIKTGLNYFNVKHVDAGILPTPANLAILKNNPDFDFGIVISASHNKFSDNGIKIFDKKNSKLSELDEKTIELYFAEFSAEKVNEPSYFQDLSFSPKTSLEFKEQYKQNILQQVQPGLLQGLKIVLDCANGATYEVAPEIFKILGATVIDVSTSPNGININDNCGALHTKTMQKTILENNADFGFAFDGDGDRVMCANHKGEIKDGDDLLAILSTHPQHENLKTVVGTIMTNFGLQVYLDSQNIELIRTSVGDKYIMAKLEEQNLLLGGETSGHIIIKNYLNTGDGIFAALKTLETVLKTNNFELQSFEKYPQVILNVPIKEKRNLSEGIYAQIINEQQQKMNHGRVIVRYSGTENLLRIMTEDKSSSLANNIASTLAQELQKVLN is encoded by the coding sequence GTGGAAAACGGGATTCACTTTGGAACCGATGGAATTAGAGGGGAAGTAGGAAAACATCCTTTCACTCCGCAAGCTTTAATAAATATAGGTAAAGCAATAGCTGCATGGAGTAAACAAAAATATAACAGCGAGCCTAAATTTTTAATTGTGAATGATACAAGAATATCATGCGAAAATATAAAAAACTTTATAAAAACAGGCCTGAATTATTTTAATGTAAAACATGTTGATGCAGGTATCCTTCCTACTCCAGCAAATTTAGCAATTTTAAAAAACAATCCCGATTTTGATTTTGGTATAGTGATCTCCGCGTCACACAACAAATTTAGCGATAATGGCATAAAAATTTTTGATAAAAAAAATAGCAAACTCAGCGAACTCGATGAGAAAACAATAGAGTTATATTTTGCCGAATTCTCTGCAGAAAAAGTAAATGAACCCTCTTATTTCCAAGATCTATCATTTTCCCCTAAAACATCTTTAGAATTCAAAGAACAATATAAACAAAATATTTTGCAGCAAGTGCAGCCAGGTTTGCTTCAAGGTTTAAAAATAGTGTTAGATTGTGCAAACGGAGCTACATATGAAGTTGCCCCAGAAATTTTCAAAATATTAGGCGCAACAGTGATAGATGTTTCAACATCTCCAAATGGAATTAATATCAATGATAATTGCGGCGCGCTTCATACCAAAACTATGCAAAAAACTATTTTGGAAAACAACGCAGATTTTGGGTTCGCATTTGACGGTGACGGTGACCGAGTAATGTGCGCAAACCATAAAGGTGAGATAAAAGATGGCGATGATTTACTTGCGATACTTTCCACCCATCCACAGCATGAAAATTTAAAAACAGTCGTAGGTACAATAATGACCAATTTTGGCCTTCAAGTTTATCTCGATTCGCAAAATATTGAATTAATTCGCACATCGGTGGGAGATAAATATATAATGGCAAAACTAGAGGAACAAAATCTTTTGCTCGGCGGTGAAACATCAGGACATATAATCATAAAAAATTATTTGAATACTGGAGATGGGATTTTTGCAGCACTTAAAACACTTGAAACCGTTCTAAAAACAAATAATTTTGAGCTTCAATCTTTTGAAAAATATCCTCAAGTTATTTTAAATGTACCTATAAAAGAAAAACGCAATTTATCAGAAGGCATTTACGCACAAATAATAAATGAGCAACAACAAAAGATGAATCATGGTAGAGTTATAGTCAGATATTCTGGAACAGAAAATTTACTGCGAATAATGACAGAAGACAAATCTTCGAGTTTAGCTAATAACATTGCATCCACGCTTGCGCAAGAGCTTCAAAAAGTTTTGAATTAA